In the Solanum pennellii chromosome 5, SPENNV200 genome, one interval contains:
- the LOC107020524 gene encoding microtubule-associated protein 70-1-like isoform X1, protein MAEDGSVMETPEMTSGENTVNARTATNEVALTPTVSGGGKGTYRRRMSVVRPSLDADEFMNLLHGSDPVKLELNRLENEVRDKDRELSEAQAEIKALRLSERLREKAVEELTDELTRVDEKLKLTESLLESKNLEIKKINDEKKASMAAQFAAEATLRRVHAAQKDDDMPPIEAILAPLEAELKLARHETAKLQDDNKALDRLTKSKEAALLDAERTVQSALAKASMVDDLQNKNQELMKQIEICQEENKILDRMHRQKVAEVEKLTQSVRELEEAVLAGGAAANAVRDYQRKVQEMNEERKTLDRELARAKVTANRVATVVANEWKDANDKVMPVKQWLEERRILQGEMQQLRDKLAITERTAKSEALLKDKYLLRLKVLEETLRPSSASSRNTTDGRSSSNGPSRRQSLGGAESISKLTSNGFLPKRSPSFQLRSSGSSTILKHAKGTSKSFDGGSRSLDRGKKLLNVTGPNFNSSKSVDGAKDNETESTSWKSNQDEKRTDLPVTETEDTVPGLLYDLLQKEVVALRKAGHEKDQSLKDKDDAIEMLAKKVETLTKAMEVEAKKMRREVAAMEKEVAAMRVEKEQENRAKRLGNSKGPVNSSQLLPGRECWDGASYACVR, encoded by the exons ATGGCGGAGGATGGAAGTGTGATGGAGACGCCGGAGATGACTTCCGGCGAGAACACCGTCAATGCGAGAACGGCGACGAATGAAGTTGCTCTTACACCGACAGTGTCTGGAGGAGGAAAGGGTACTTACCGGAGAAGGATGTCGGTGGTGAGGCCCAGTCTCGACGCCGACGAGTTCATGAACCTGCTTCACGGGTCGGATCCGGTGAAGTTGGAGCTAAATCGACTGGAGAATGAAGTCAGAG ATAAGGACCGGGAACTCTCGGAAGCTCAAGCGGAGATCAAGGCATTACGGTTGTCAGAACGCCTACGAGAAAAGGCTGTTGAAGAG CTCACTGATGAGTTGACAAGGGTTGATGAGAAGCTCAAGTTGACAGAATCACTTCTAGAAAGCAAG AATCttgaaatcaagaaaatcaatGATGAGAAGAAAGCATCCATGGCAGCTCAATTTGCAGCGGAAGCCACTCTTCGAAGGGTCCATGCTGCTCAAAAGGATGATGATATGCCGCCAATTGAGGCCATCCTTGCACCTTTGGAGGCTGAACTCAAACTTGCTCGTCATGAG ACTGCGAAACTACAAGATGATAATAAGGCATTGGACCGTCTTACCAAGTCAAAAGAGGCAGCTTTACTTGATGCCGAAAGAACTGTGCAGTCAGCATTAGCAAAGGCGTCTATGGTGGATGACCTTCAGAATAAGAATCAAGAGCTGATGAAACAGATAGAAATATGCCAG gaagaaaataaaattctagACAGAATGCATCGCCAAAAGGTTGCAGAGGTTGAAAAACTTACCCAAAGTGTGCGCGAGCTTGAGGAGGCTGTTCTGGCTGGTGGTGCAGCTGCTAATGCTGTCCGGGATTACCAACGGAAAGTTCAAGAAATGAAT gaagaaagaaaaacacTTGACCGCGAGCTAGCACGTGCCAAGGTAACAGCTAATAGGGTAGCAACTGTGGTTGCTAATGAATGGAAAGATGCAAATGATAAAGTAATGCCTGTGAAACAGTGGCTTGAAGAGAGGAGGATTTTGCAG GGTGAGATGCAACAACTACGTGACAAGCTCGCAATCACTGAACGAACTGCAAAGTCAGAAGCTCTGTTGAAA GACAAATATCTATTGAGGCTCAAGGTCTTGGAAGAGACATTGAGACCATCAAGCGCTAGCTCTCGCAATACAACTGATGGCAGAAGTTCAAGCAATGGTCCTTCACGTCGGCAGTCACTTGGTGGAGCTGAAAGTATCTCTAAATTGACCTCTAATGGCTTCTTACCAAAGAGATCACCATCATTTCAGTTGAGATCTTCTGGGTCCAGTACTATTTTGAAGCATGCGAAAGGGACCTCAAAGTCATTTGATGGTGGCTCAAGATCATTGGACAGGGGTAAAAAACTTCTGAATGTAACAGGTCCAAATTTCAATAGCAGCAAGTCTGTTGATGGAGCTAAGGATAATGAGACTGAAAGTACTTCTTGGAAATCAAATCAAGATGAAAAACGTACCGACCTACCAGTAACCGAAACAGAAGATACTGTGCCTGGACTACTATATGACTTACTTCAAAAAGAGGTAGTTGCTTTGCGGAAAGCTGGCCATGAAAAGGATCAAAGTCTTAAAGACAAGGACGATGCAATTGAG ATGTTAGCTAAGAAAGTAGAGACTTTAACAAAAGCCATGGAAGTTGAGGCCAAAAAGATGAGAAGGGAGGTTGCTGCCATGGAGAAAGAGGTGGCTGCTATGCGTGTTgagaaagaacaagaaaatagGGCAAAAAGATTGGGAAATTCTAAGGGTCCAGTGAACAGTTCTCAGCTGCTACCTGGAAG GGAGTGCTGGGATGGAGCATCATATGCTTGTGTCAGGTAA
- the LOC107020524 gene encoding microtubule-associated protein 70-1-like isoform X2, protein MAEDGSVMETPEMTSGENTVNARTATNEVALTPTVSGGGKGTYRRRMSVVRPSLDADEFMNLLHGSDPVKLELNRLENEVRDKDRELSEAQAEIKALRLSERLREKAVEELTDELTRVDEKLKLTESLLESKNLEIKKINDEKKASMAAQFAAEATLRRVHAAQKDDDMPPIEAILAPLEAELKLARHETAKLQDDNKALDRLTKSKEAALLDAERTVQSALAKASMVDDLQNKNQELMKQIEICQEENKILDRMHRQKVAEVEKLTQSVRELEEAVLAGGAAANAVRDYQRKVQEMNEERKTLDRELARAKVTANRVATVVANEWKDANDKVMPVKQWLEERRILQGEMQQLRDKLAITERTAKSEALLKDKYLLRLKVLEETLRPSSASSRNTTDGRSSSNGPSRRQSLGGAESISKLTSNGFLPKRSPSFQLRSSGSSTILKHAKGTSKSFDGGSRSLDRGKKLLNVTGPNFNSSKSVDGAKDNETESTSWKSNQDEKRTDLPVTETEDTVPGLLYDLLQKEVVALRKAGHEKDQSLKDKDDAIEMLAKKVETLTKAMEVEAKKMRREVAAMEKEVAAMRVEKEQENRAKRLGNSKGPVNSSQLLPGRSVARSGLTRTQ, encoded by the exons ATGGCGGAGGATGGAAGTGTGATGGAGACGCCGGAGATGACTTCCGGCGAGAACACCGTCAATGCGAGAACGGCGACGAATGAAGTTGCTCTTACACCGACAGTGTCTGGAGGAGGAAAGGGTACTTACCGGAGAAGGATGTCGGTGGTGAGGCCCAGTCTCGACGCCGACGAGTTCATGAACCTGCTTCACGGGTCGGATCCGGTGAAGTTGGAGCTAAATCGACTGGAGAATGAAGTCAGAG ATAAGGACCGGGAACTCTCGGAAGCTCAAGCGGAGATCAAGGCATTACGGTTGTCAGAACGCCTACGAGAAAAGGCTGTTGAAGAG CTCACTGATGAGTTGACAAGGGTTGATGAGAAGCTCAAGTTGACAGAATCACTTCTAGAAAGCAAG AATCttgaaatcaagaaaatcaatGATGAGAAGAAAGCATCCATGGCAGCTCAATTTGCAGCGGAAGCCACTCTTCGAAGGGTCCATGCTGCTCAAAAGGATGATGATATGCCGCCAATTGAGGCCATCCTTGCACCTTTGGAGGCTGAACTCAAACTTGCTCGTCATGAG ACTGCGAAACTACAAGATGATAATAAGGCATTGGACCGTCTTACCAAGTCAAAAGAGGCAGCTTTACTTGATGCCGAAAGAACTGTGCAGTCAGCATTAGCAAAGGCGTCTATGGTGGATGACCTTCAGAATAAGAATCAAGAGCTGATGAAACAGATAGAAATATGCCAG gaagaaaataaaattctagACAGAATGCATCGCCAAAAGGTTGCAGAGGTTGAAAAACTTACCCAAAGTGTGCGCGAGCTTGAGGAGGCTGTTCTGGCTGGTGGTGCAGCTGCTAATGCTGTCCGGGATTACCAACGGAAAGTTCAAGAAATGAAT gaagaaagaaaaacacTTGACCGCGAGCTAGCACGTGCCAAGGTAACAGCTAATAGGGTAGCAACTGTGGTTGCTAATGAATGGAAAGATGCAAATGATAAAGTAATGCCTGTGAAACAGTGGCTTGAAGAGAGGAGGATTTTGCAG GGTGAGATGCAACAACTACGTGACAAGCTCGCAATCACTGAACGAACTGCAAAGTCAGAAGCTCTGTTGAAA GACAAATATCTATTGAGGCTCAAGGTCTTGGAAGAGACATTGAGACCATCAAGCGCTAGCTCTCGCAATACAACTGATGGCAGAAGTTCAAGCAATGGTCCTTCACGTCGGCAGTCACTTGGTGGAGCTGAAAGTATCTCTAAATTGACCTCTAATGGCTTCTTACCAAAGAGATCACCATCATTTCAGTTGAGATCTTCTGGGTCCAGTACTATTTTGAAGCATGCGAAAGGGACCTCAAAGTCATTTGATGGTGGCTCAAGATCATTGGACAGGGGTAAAAAACTTCTGAATGTAACAGGTCCAAATTTCAATAGCAGCAAGTCTGTTGATGGAGCTAAGGATAATGAGACTGAAAGTACTTCTTGGAAATCAAATCAAGATGAAAAACGTACCGACCTACCAGTAACCGAAACAGAAGATACTGTGCCTGGACTACTATATGACTTACTTCAAAAAGAGGTAGTTGCTTTGCGGAAAGCTGGCCATGAAAAGGATCAAAGTCTTAAAGACAAGGACGATGCAATTGAG ATGTTAGCTAAGAAAGTAGAGACTTTAACAAAAGCCATGGAAGTTGAGGCCAAAAAGATGAGAAGGGAGGTTGCTGCCATGGAGAAAGAGGTGGCTGCTATGCGTGTTgagaaagaacaagaaaatagGGCAAAAAGATTGGGAAATTCTAAGGGTCCAGTGAACAGTTCTCAGCTGCTACCTGGAAG GAGTGTAGCACGAAGTGGGTTAACACGCACACAATAA